A region of Paractinoplanes abujensis DNA encodes the following proteins:
- a CDS encoding peptide MFS transporter, which produces MTTAPIENHEKTFFGQPQPLANLFGVELWERFSFYGMQGILLIYLYYSAADGGLGLNRDTATSIVGAYGGAVYLSTVLGAWVADRLLGSERVLFLSAVLVMAGHIALAVFPGFLGVTAGLVLIAVGSGGVKANATSLVGTLYREGDDRRDAGFSLFYLGINVGALAGPLLTGSLQKNVGFHYGFGLAAVGMAIGLAQYAFGRRRLPEAASEVPHPLPARHRSAVVLVSGVALVLVAVLVVLGVITADRLATIVVLLSAVAAVAYFAVILTSREITAQERRRVLAFIPMFLASVGFWSLYQQQFTVVTIYSDQRLDRTILGWEMPVSWVQAVNPIFIIVLSGVFAGVWTRLGNRQPSTPVKFAAGTVVMGLAFLLFLPLAGGGPNSTPLLALVGILLVFTIAELLLSPVGLSLSTKLAPRAFHTQMVALFFLSVALGTALSGSLARFYDVDRETLYFGVLGALAIALGLALAIAARWIVRLMDGVR; this is translated from the coding sequence ATGACTACAGCGCCGATCGAGAACCATGAGAAGACCTTCTTCGGCCAGCCCCAGCCGCTGGCGAATCTGTTCGGCGTCGAGCTGTGGGAACGATTCTCCTTCTACGGCATGCAGGGCATCCTGCTCATCTACTTGTACTACTCGGCGGCCGACGGTGGACTCGGCCTGAATCGGGACACCGCGACGAGCATCGTCGGCGCCTACGGCGGTGCCGTCTACCTTTCCACGGTGCTGGGCGCTTGGGTGGCTGACCGCCTCCTTGGGTCCGAACGAGTGCTGTTTCTCAGCGCGGTCCTGGTCATGGCGGGGCACATCGCGCTTGCGGTGTTCCCCGGGTTTCTGGGTGTGACCGCCGGCCTGGTGCTGATCGCCGTAGGCAGTGGCGGCGTCAAGGCGAACGCCACGTCGCTGGTAGGGACGCTGTATCGCGAAGGCGACGACCGGCGCGACGCCGGCTTTTCACTGTTCTATCTCGGCATCAACGTCGGCGCGCTGGCCGGCCCACTGCTCACCGGTTCGCTGCAGAAGAACGTGGGCTTTCACTACGGCTTCGGACTTGCGGCAGTCGGCATGGCGATCGGCTTGGCGCAGTATGCGTTCGGACGGCGTCGGCTGCCGGAGGCGGCCAGCGAAGTGCCGCATCCGTTGCCGGCGCGGCACCGGTCAGCGGTTGTGCTCGTGTCCGGCGTCGCCCTGGTGCTGGTCGCCGTTCTGGTGGTGTTGGGTGTGATCACTGCGGACCGGTTGGCGACTATCGTGGTCCTGCTCAGCGCGGTGGCGGCCGTCGCTTACTTCGCGGTGATCCTCACCAGTCGCGAGATCACCGCCCAGGAGCGGCGGCGGGTACTGGCCTTCATTCCCATGTTTCTGGCCAGCGTCGGTTTCTGGTCGCTCTATCAGCAGCAGTTCACGGTGGTGACGATCTATTCCGATCAACGACTCGACCGGACCATTCTGGGCTGGGAGATGCCGGTGTCGTGGGTTCAGGCCGTCAATCCAATTTTCATCATTGTGCTGTCCGGCGTCTTCGCTGGGGTGTGGACCCGTCTCGGGAACCGGCAGCCGAGCACGCCGGTGAAGTTCGCCGCCGGGACGGTGGTCATGGGGCTCGCCTTCTTGCTGTTCCTGCCTCTGGCCGGTGGCGGCCCCAACAGCACTCCGCTGCTCGCTCTGGTCGGGATCCTGCTGGTCTTCACGATCGCTGAGCTGCTCCTTTCGCCGGTCGGGCTGTCCTTGTCGACGAAGCTGGCACCTCGCGCGTTCCATACGCAGATGGTTGCGTTGTTCTTCCTTTCGGTGGCACTCGGCACCGCCCTGTCCGGCAGCCTGGCCCGCTTCTACGACGTGGATCGGGAGACTTTGTACTTCGGTGTGCTGGGTGCCCTTGCCATCGCGCTCGGGCTGGCTCTCGCGATTGCTGCTCGCTGGATCGTTCGCCTGATGGACGGCGTGCGATGA
- a CDS encoding hybrid sensor histidine kinase/response regulator, with product MPDQMFLLANLVIMVAYVSIMVAILVPVGRAGQLRTNKLAVATSMIFFSCAVGHALHAIMAYHAILRGSETHHMTAETLGWSWTSALWDAGTAAVGVYYWTLRRSYGVLLGQGAIYVDPWGQHRLDEAVARERAARDVAEAQRATLATVVEHSDDAIIGLTPEGLITAWNRGAEKVFGYTAAEMLGRPATLLADQQGAEHQHELLADVRHGAGGRSYEARRLRKDGTPVDLAVTVTAIADQAGTVIGVSAIARDITAAKEAAERRHAVEERTHQAQRMESLGNLAGGVAHDFNNILAIIGNYTDFAIEETTDKPQVQDDLKQARTAVERASNLTRQLLTFTRGDAIQPRDIDLNASIAEVHAMLERTIGEHITLMALPMQQPLVVHADPGQIQQVLLNLAINARDAMPEGGTLVMEAGIATLDGDEINMQPPLPAGTYSRLLVSDTGHGMSADTAARVFEPFYTTKPRGKGTGLGLATVYGIVTQAGGSINIYSEPDLGTTFRIYLPLVANPAAVDTPVSRQEPARGDGYTVLAVEDEPALSRVVARIAGNHGYHVIVAANGAQALKLHEQHGCDLLLTDVIMPEMSGPRLADLLHERDPELPVVYMSGYSNGLLGTTHVLDEDITFLEKPFTAWELLHKLSAARRANSSSRRQ from the coding sequence ATGCCGGATCAGATGTTTCTCCTGGCGAATCTTGTCATCATGGTCGCTTACGTGTCGATCATGGTGGCAATCCTCGTCCCGGTCGGCCGGGCCGGACAGCTGCGCACCAACAAGCTGGCCGTGGCCACCTCGATGATCTTCTTCAGTTGCGCCGTGGGACACGCTCTGCACGCGATAATGGCGTATCACGCCATCCTGCGCGGCTCGGAAACGCATCACATGACGGCGGAGACGCTCGGCTGGTCGTGGACCTCAGCACTGTGGGACGCAGGCACCGCCGCCGTTGGCGTCTACTACTGGACTCTGCGCCGCAGCTACGGAGTTCTGCTCGGCCAAGGAGCCATCTACGTCGACCCGTGGGGACAGCATCGCCTGGACGAGGCGGTCGCCCGCGAACGCGCCGCCCGCGACGTCGCCGAAGCGCAACGCGCGACGCTGGCAACCGTGGTGGAGCACAGTGACGACGCGATCATCGGTCTCACCCCTGAAGGATTGATCACCGCCTGGAATCGAGGCGCGGAGAAGGTGTTCGGTTACACCGCCGCGGAGATGCTCGGCCGGCCCGCCACCCTGCTGGCCGACCAGCAAGGAGCCGAACACCAGCACGAGCTGCTGGCCGACGTCCGTCACGGCGCGGGCGGGCGTTCCTACGAGGCGCGCCGGCTGCGTAAGGACGGCACGCCGGTGGACCTGGCAGTAACCGTCACCGCGATCGCCGATCAAGCCGGCACGGTGATCGGAGTTTCGGCGATCGCCCGGGACATCACCGCGGCCAAGGAGGCCGCCGAACGCCGGCATGCCGTCGAGGAACGCACTCACCAGGCCCAGCGGATGGAAAGCCTGGGCAACCTGGCCGGCGGAGTCGCGCACGACTTCAACAACATCCTGGCGATCATCGGCAATTACACCGACTTCGCCATCGAGGAAACCACCGACAAACCGCAAGTCCAAGACGACCTGAAGCAGGCCCGCACCGCGGTGGAACGGGCCAGCAACCTGACCCGGCAGCTGCTGACCTTCACCCGCGGCGACGCCATCCAGCCGCGCGACATCGACCTCAACGCCTCGATAGCCGAAGTGCACGCCATGCTGGAGCGCACCATCGGCGAGCACATCACTCTGATGGCTCTGCCGATGCAGCAGCCGCTGGTCGTGCACGCCGATCCCGGCCAGATTCAGCAGGTGCTGCTCAACTTGGCCATCAATGCCCGCGACGCGATGCCCGAGGGCGGCACCCTGGTGATGGAAGCCGGCATCGCCACCCTCGACGGCGACGAGATCAACATGCAGCCGCCGCTTCCGGCCGGCACCTACTCACGGCTGCTGGTCAGCGACACCGGCCACGGTATGTCCGCCGACACCGCCGCGCGGGTCTTCGAGCCGTTCTACACCACCAAACCCCGCGGCAAGGGCACCGGACTGGGCCTGGCTACCGTCTACGGCATCGTCACTCAGGCCGGTGGCAGCATCAATATCTACTCCGAGCCCGACCTCGGCACGACCTTCCGCATCTACCTACCCCTGGTGGCCAACCCAGCCGCCGTCGACACACCTGTCAGCCGACAAGAACCCGCTCGCGGCGACGGGTACACCGTCCTGGCCGTGGAGGACGAACCAGCGCTGAGCCGCGTCGTAGCCCGTATCGCCGGCAACCACGGCTATCACGTCATCGTCGCCGCGAACGGCGCCCAAGCCCTGAAGCTGCATGAACAGCACGGCTGTGATCTCCTGCTCACCGACGTGATCATGCCCGAGATGTCCGGGCCCCGACTCGCCGACCTCCTCCACGAGCGCGACCCGGAACTGCCGGTGGTCTACATGTCCGGCTACAGCAACGGGCTGCTCGGCACCACCCACGTCCTCGACGAAGACATCACCTTCCTGGAAAAGCCCTTCACCGCTTGGGAGCTACTACACAAACTTTCGGCGGCGCGCCGAGCCAACAGCAGTAGCAGGCGCCAGTAG
- a CDS encoding hemerythrin domain-containing protein, which translates to MCEYCGCQEVTAIGDLTREHDEVVGLMSAVRAAHAAGDIDAMAAQARRIADILAPHTAVEEEGLFPLLTDDFPDQVALLRAEHRHVEQILRAAATATPTDPAWPDALIEVLHELRVHILKEQDGVFPAALTTLDGDGWDQVDAVRARVGIRVAPTEVR; encoded by the coding sequence ATGTGTGAGTACTGCGGTTGCCAAGAGGTCACCGCGATCGGTGACCTCACCCGCGAACACGACGAGGTCGTCGGTCTGATGAGCGCGGTACGCGCGGCCCACGCCGCCGGAGACATCGACGCCATGGCGGCGCAGGCCCGCCGGATCGCTGACATCCTGGCCCCGCACACCGCAGTCGAAGAAGAAGGCCTGTTCCCGCTCCTGACCGACGACTTTCCGGATCAGGTCGCTCTGCTGCGCGCCGAACACCGGCACGTCGAGCAGATCCTCCGAGCAGCGGCCACCGCGACACCTACGGACCCGGCCTGGCCAGACGCGCTGATTGAGGTGCTGCACGAGCTGCGTGTGCACATCCTCAAAGAACAAGACGGGGTGTTTCCGGCCGCGCTGACCACGCTCGACGGCGACGGCTGGGATCAGGTCGACGCTGTCCGAGCCCGTGTTGGCATCCGGGTGGCACCGACGGAAGTCCGGTAG
- a CDS encoding MFS transporter, producing MSSASARSVRGSDTSGRAGMMLAVATIGFAVNFWAWALLSPLAVRFTAALGLSSFQQALLVAVPVVVGSVGRIPVGALTDRFGGRIMFPLVSLATIVPVLYLGLFGHDSLAALLIGGFFLGIGGTTFAVGVPFVNAWFPPHRRGFAVGVFGAGMGGTAISALTTVKLVDAGNTATPFLLTATVLAIYAIASWLLLRDAPNRPVPSAPLAARLAATLRLRITWQASALYAVAFGGYVAFSVYLPAYLKTAYGLTPADAANRMAGFVLLAVLMRPVGGWLSDKIAPSRVLAASLIVVVAGAIVQAFTPGLAPVGTIAFLAMAAALGAGSGATFALVAQVAPANQVGSVTGVVGAAGGLGGFVPPLVMGSIYGQFESYALGLVLLALVAAAALLLDVVSVGRTTTNKGKTAHV from the coding sequence ATGAGCAGTGCGTCGGCCCGCAGTGTGCGGGGATCTGACACGTCCGGCCGGGCCGGGATGATGCTGGCCGTGGCCACGATCGGATTCGCGGTCAACTTCTGGGCATGGGCTCTCCTGAGCCCGCTCGCCGTCCGGTTCACCGCAGCTCTCGGCCTTAGCTCGTTCCAGCAGGCCCTGCTGGTCGCGGTACCGGTCGTTGTCGGCTCAGTGGGTCGGATCCCGGTCGGGGCCCTGACCGACCGCTTCGGTGGCCGCATCATGTTCCCACTCGTCTCGCTGGCCACCATCGTGCCCGTGCTGTACCTGGGCCTGTTCGGCCACGACTCGCTGGCCGCTCTGCTGATCGGCGGGTTCTTCCTCGGCATCGGTGGCACCACCTTCGCCGTGGGAGTGCCGTTCGTCAACGCCTGGTTCCCGCCGCACCGCCGCGGCTTCGCCGTCGGTGTCTTCGGCGCCGGTATGGGAGGCACCGCCATCAGCGCCCTCACTACCGTCAAACTCGTCGACGCGGGCAACACAGCCACCCCGTTCCTGCTGACCGCCACCGTGCTCGCCATCTACGCGATCGCCTCGTGGCTGCTGCTACGCGACGCCCCCAACCGGCCGGTGCCGTCAGCTCCGCTGGCCGCCCGGCTCGCCGCCACGCTGCGGCTGCGGATCACCTGGCAAGCTTCTGCCCTGTACGCGGTCGCGTTCGGTGGGTACGTGGCGTTCTCCGTGTACCTGCCTGCCTACCTCAAGACGGCATACGGGCTCACGCCGGCCGACGCCGCGAACCGGATGGCCGGCTTTGTGCTGCTCGCGGTGCTGATGCGCCCGGTCGGTGGGTGGCTGTCCGACAAGATCGCTCCGAGCAGGGTCCTGGCGGCTTCGCTGATCGTCGTGGTGGCCGGGGCGATCGTGCAGGCGTTCACCCCGGGGCTGGCGCCCGTCGGCACGATCGCGTTCCTGGCCATGGCCGCCGCCCTCGGTGCCGGGAGTGGTGCCACCTTCGCCCTGGTCGCTCAGGTCGCGCCGGCGAACCAGGTGGGGTCCGTCACCGGTGTCGTCGGCGCCGCTGGCGGGCTCGGCGGGTTCGTGCCGCCGCTGGTGATGGGTTCCATCTACGGCCAGTTCGAGTCGTACGCACTCGGGTTGGTCCTGCTCGCGCTGGTCGCCGCGGCCGCGCTGCTGCTGGACGTGGTCTCCGTCGGCCGCACCACCACGAACAAGGGCAAGACCGCCCATGTGTGA